One window of the Solanum stenotomum isolate F172 chromosome 11, ASM1918654v1, whole genome shotgun sequence genome contains the following:
- the LOC125843799 gene encoding pentatricopeptide repeat-containing protein At4g21190 isoform X1, which translates to MLCLRYSPVIFTTRRQQTIQLPKNYNRNVVVCEAKGPRPRYPRVWKTKKKIGTISKSLKLVECIKGLSNVKEEVYGALDSFIAWELEFPLITVKKALKILENEKEWKRIIQVTKWMLSKGQGRTMGSYFALLNALAEDGRLEEAEELWLKLFSQNLESMPRIFFQKMIAIYYHKEMNEKMFEIFADMEELGIRPTVPVVTMVGNVFQKLGMLDKYQKLKKKYPPPKWEYRYIKGKRVKIRIKDLDKSQDHDVESKSEEVDESEFNKNSQDQADEVDEDYVEQIKDVEECEPGEISIVSSETRESSMST; encoded by the exons ATGCTTTGTTTGAGGTATTCTCCGGTAATTTTTACTACTAGAAGACAGCAAACAATTCAGCTCCCCAAGAACTATAATCGTAACGTTGTG GTGTGCGAAGCTAAAGGTCCACGACCAAGGTATCCTCGAGTgtggaaaacaaaaaagaaaatagggACCATTTCCAAGTCACTGAAGCTTGTTGAGTGT ATAAAGGGATTATCAAATGTCAAGGAAGAAGTCTACGGAGCGCTTGATTCTTTCATTGCATGGGAACTGGAGTTCCCTTTGATTACAGTGAAGAAAGCATTGAAAATTCTTGAGAATGAAAAAGAGTGGAAAAGGATAATTCAG GTGACAAAGTGGATGTTGAGTAAAGGTCAAGGGAGAACAATGGGAAGCTATTTTGCGTTGTTAAATGCCTTGGCTGAGGATGGAAGACTTGAGGAAGCTGAAGAGCTTTGGCTGAAACTATTCTCTCAGAATCTGGAAAGTATGCCTCGTATTTTCTTTCAGAAAATGATAGCCATATACTATCACAAGGAGATGAATGAGAAGATGTTTGAG ATATTTGCAGACATGGAAGAGCTTGGTATTAGGCCCACTGTGCCGGTTGTCACAATGGTGGGAAATGTTTTTCAGAAACTGGGAATGTTGGACAAGTAccagaaattgaaaaagaaatatccACCCCCAAAGTGGGAATATCGTTACATAAAAGGAAAGAGggtaaaaataagaataaaagatCTTGATAAATCTCAAGATCATGATGTTGAAAGTAAGTCTGAAGAGGTCGATGAGTCTGAGTTCAACAAGAACTCACAAGATCAAGCAGATGAAGTTGATGAAGATTATGTAGAGCAAATCAAAGACGTTGAAGAGTGTGAACCgggtgaaatatcaattgtatCTAGTGAAACAAGGGAATCCTCTATGTCAACTTAA
- the LOC125844666 gene encoding DUF21 domain-containing protein At5g52790, protein MAANDVPCCETMFWVYLIICVSLVCFAGLMSGLTLGLMSLSLMDLEVLIKAGQPNDRKNAEKILPIVKNQHLLLCTLLICNAMAMEALPIFLDALLPAWGAILISVTLILAFGEIIPQSICSRYGLSIGARLAPFVRLLVIVVFPLSYPISKLLDLLLGKGHSALLRRAELKMLVNMHGNEAGKGGELSHDETTIIAGALDLAQKSVKDSMTPISRVFSLDLHSKLTDEMMNLIISKGHSRVPVYSGTPTNIVGLILVKNLIKCRPEDEVPIKDLTIRSIPKVPDSLPLYDLLNQFEKGHSHMAVVVKSRRITNETAENATAKHDIIKINILPASPIQQLHAFEKGEEAIGIITMEDVLEQLLQEPIYDETDDYVDVHNKIRINIPPSMIFSPRRSPGAVATGATNYKPKWQSPIASPVHSSAHQSPMLRSPVSPYVQSPYIVPKLSPAHLNSTNSPSRFSRSSPSSNDQVSLKSYEKLDKHGL, encoded by the exons ATGGCTGCAAATGATGTGCCATGTTGTGAAACTATGTTTTGGGTATACTTAATTATTTGTGTATCACTTGTGTGTTTTGCTGGACTTATGTCTGGATTAACACTAGGACTCATGTCTCTTAGCCTTATGGATCTTGAGGTTCTTATTAAGGCTGGTCAGCCAAATGATCGAAAAAACGCGG AGAAAATTTTGCCCATTGTGAAGAATCAGCACTTGCTCTTGTGCACCCTTCTAATATGTAACGCCATGGCTATGGAG GCTCTTCCAATATTCCTAGATGCTTTACTTCCTGCATGGGGTGCTATATTAATATCAGTCACCCTCATACTAGCCTTTGGAGAG ATTATTCCTCAGTCCATATGTTCGCGCTATGGACTGAGCATTGGTGCAAGATTGGCACCTTTTGTTCGTTTGCTCGTCATAGTTGTCTTCCCTTTATCTTACCCCATCAGTAAG TTGTTGGATTTACTCTTGGGGAAAGGGCACTCTGCACTTCTACGTCGCGCAGAGCTGAAAATGTTGGTGAATATGCATGGTAATGAG GCAGGGAAAGGCGGTGAGTTGAGCCACGATGAAACAACCATAATTGCTGGAGCATTGGACCTAGCTCAGAAATCGGTTAAAGATTCAATGACGCCCATTTCCAGAGTCTTTTCCCTTGATCTTCATTCTAAACTTACCGA TGAGATGATGAATTTGATAATAAGCAAAGGCCATAGTCGCGTACCTGTATACTCTGGTACTCCAACAAATATTGTAGGCCTAATCTTG GTGAAGAATTTGATAAAATGTCGTCCTGAAGATGAGGTGCCAATCAAAGATCTCACTATAAGGAGTATACCAAA AGTCCCAGATTCGTTACCATTATATGATCTTCTTAATCAGTTTGAGAAAGGGCACAGCCATATGGCTGTAGTGGTAAAGAGTAGAAGGATCACTAACGAAACTGCAGAAAATGCCACTGCTAAACACGATATAATCAAGATAAACATCCTTCCGGCCAGTCCAATTCAACAGCTTCATGCATTTGAAAAGG GAGAAGAAGCAATTGGTATCATTACAATGGAAGATGTCCTTGAACAACTTCTGCAG GAACCAATATACGACGAGACAGATGACTATGTTGATGTTCATAACAA AATTAGGATCAACATTCCTCCATCGATGATATTTTCACCTAGAAGATCTCCAGGAGCAGTGGCAACAGGGGCTACTAATTATAAACCAAAGTGGCAAAGTCCAATAGCGTCTCCAGTACATTCAAGTGCTCATCAAAGTCCTATGTTGCGCTCACCTGTTTCACCATACGTGCAGTCGCCATATATTGTGCCAAAACTATCCCCTGCACACTTAAATAGTACAAATTCTCCAAGCAGATTTTCACGCAGCTCTCCATCATCTAATGATCAG GTTTCTCTGAAATCTTATGAGAAGTTGGACAAACACGGACTTTAG
- the LOC125843786 gene encoding uncharacterized protein At3g49140-like encodes MLMVEPAAVAVRFPAGNFNRTSRRFSHSASFFIPRNKIRRLTTEYCGGRIRTVKGKCGIKASARDQPSASSGPVKQNAKPSRYHPFEDISDSENGENEEAQLSPAETARTIIEVNSKATLMFSGVVNNEVQENIFWPDLPYITDELGNIYFQVKNDEDILQTLTAEENVVQVIIGLDTAEMLSELESFGQSEVDYGIDDFDDDDSDIDDEDDLDEDDNDDGDSDEDWVAIVDDEDQDGDSDGSLGDWAKLETMRSSHPMYFAKKIAEVVTDDPIDFMDQPPAGLAIQGLLRPSFLEEHTTIQKQISEDTLSDADLNRIEKDDDHKEKGGAQINGHKHESGSSQENPSWEELEKDENLGNGTSFYKLEMIRIQLISSNGNQIFVELDDFRRARSDAIVHSAAKIISRLKAAGEKTMQALRSLCWRCKGIQVEEVSLIGVDSLGFDLRVCAGTQVQTLRFSFRKRASSEYSAERQLNDLLFPRIHHKSRQKKESQQAES; translated from the exons atgcTTATGGTAGAACCTGCCGCCGTCGCCGTCCGTTTCCCCGCCGGTAACTTCAACCGCACCTCCCGCCGGTTTTCTCACTCCGCCAGTTTCTTCATCCCTCG GAATAAGATAAGGAGGTTGACGACGGAGTATTGTGGTGGCAGAATAAGAACGGTTAAGGGAAAATGTGGGATTAAAGCAAGTGCGAGAGATCAGCCTAGTGCGAGTTCTGGACCAGTGAAACAGAATGCGAAGCCATCCAGGTATCATCCGTTTGAAGACATTTCGGATTCGGAAAATGGGGAGAATGAGGAAGCTCAATTGTCGCCGGCTGAAACTGCTAGAACAATCATTGAG GTAAACAGCAAAGCAACACTCATGTTTTCAGGTGTGGTCAACAATGAAGTGCAGGAGAACATTTTCTGGCCAGACTTGCCTTATATAACTGATGAACTTGGAA ACATCTACTTTCAAGTGAAGAATGATGAAGACATCCTGCAAACTCTGACAGCCGAAGAAAATGTTGTG CAAGTAATTATTGGCCTAGATACTGCTGAAATGCTCAGTGAACTAGAGTCATTTGGTCAATCTGAAGTTGATTATGGCATAGATGATTTTGACGATGACGACAGTGATATTGATGACGAAGATGACCTCGATGAAGATGACAATGATGATGGTGACAGTGACgag GATTGGGTTGCCATTGTTGATGATGAAGATCAGGATGGGGATTCTGATGGGTCATTGGGGGATTGGGCTAAATTAGAAACGATGCGCTCTTCTCATCCAATGTATTTTGCCAAAAAGATCGCTGAG GTTGTGACAGATGACCCCATAGATTTCATGGACCAGCCTCCTGCAGGTCTTGCTATACAAGGCCTTCTAAGGCCATCCTTCCTGGAAGAGCACACTACGATTCAAAAGCAGATATCTGAAGATACATTGAGTGACGCGGACTTAAACCGGATAGAAAAAGATGATGACCACAAAGAAAAGGGTGGTGCTCAAATAAATGGCCACAAACATGAGAgtggatcatcacaagagaaccCAAGTTGGGAAGAATTGGAAAAGGATGAGAACTTAGGAAATGGAACTTCATTTTACAAGCTAGAGATGATCAGAATTCAGTTAATTTCTTCCAATGGGAATCAG ATCTTTGTTGAGTTAGATGATTTTAGGAGAGCTAGGTCTGATGCAATTGTACATTCAGCTGCCAAAATAATATCTCGGCTTAAAGCTGCTGGAGAGAAGACTATGCAGGCTCTTAGATCTCTCTGTTGGAGATGCAAGGGAATTCAAGTGGAG GAGGTGTCTCTGATTGGTGTGGACAGCCTTGGTTTTGACTTGAGAGTTTGCGCTGGGACACAAGTCCAAACACTTCGgttttcatttagaaagcgg GCCTCATCAGAGTATAGTGCTGAAAGACAACTTAATGATCTACTGTTTCCCAGGATCCACCACAAGTCGCGccaaaagaaagaaagtcaGCAAGCTGAATCATGA
- the LOC125843783 gene encoding dnaJ protein ERDJ2A-like isoform X2 codes for MADTGENSALFPIFILSIIALPLVPYTILKLLRVASKKEKSIHCACSVCSRSGKYRKSIFRRISKFSTCSNFTVLLLWVIVIFLVYSIKQSSREIEAFDPFSILGLAPGVTESAIKKAYRRLSIQYHPDKNPDPAAHKYFVEYISKAYQALTDPVSRENFEKYGHPDGRQGFQMGIALPQFLLDFNGSSGGILLLWILGGFILLPMAVGVVYLSRASKYGGNNVRRETLVTYFELVKPSLAPSKVMDVFVKAAEFMDIPVRRADDEPLQELFKLVKSELNLDGKNARQEQAKFWKQHPAIVKAELLIQAHLLRKADTLSSNLQQDYKHVLQFTPRLLEGLIKMATVPRTAKGHGWLRPAIGIVELSQCIIQAVPLSARKAGSGTSDGVASLLQLPHFSDAVITKIAKKVRTLQNLLDMTLQERAELLSDVAGLSAAEVQDVEKVLELIPRATIEVTCETEGEEGIQEGDIVTVQAWVTVRRANGLIAAIPHAPYYPFPKGENFWFLLADANSNDVWFSESINVMDEAAAITTASTITEAKMEASGANMEEIAAAVKDAVAKVKRGCRLILGKIQAPQAGNYSLNSHLMCDAWIGFDTKTNLKLKVLKRSRAGSRGSNVAGGVQDENDVEDEDEDDIEEDEEGDQSEYSEDEDDKKRGNRKEQCVLKEKKEDKANNNES; via the exons ATGGCTGACACTGGAGAAAATAGTGCCTTGTTCCCAATTTTTATACTGTCAATAATTGCCCTGCCTTTAGTACCCTATACAATACTTAAATTACTTCGTGTTGCTTCAAAGAAGGAAAAGAGTATTCACTGTGCGTGTTCAGTTTGCTCTCGATCAGGAAAATATCGCAAATCCATTTTTCGAAGG ATCTCTAAGTTTTCAACATGTAGCAACTTTACTGTGCTGCTGCTTTGGGTCATTGTGATTTTCCTTGTTTATAGCATCAAGCAAAGTAGTCGTGAG aTTGAAGCTTTTGATCCGTTCAGTATTCTTGGGCTAGCACCAGGAGTTACCGAATCTGCAATAAAGAAAGCATATAGGAGACTTTCAATACAATACCACCCAGACAAAAACCCTGACCCAG CTGCTCATAAGTATTTTGTGGAGTATATTTCCAAAGCTTACCAGGCCCTGACAGATCCGGTCTCAAGGGAGaattttgagaaatatggaCATCCAGATGGCAGACAG GGTTTTCAAATGGGAATAGCGCTTCCTCAGTTTTTGCTTGATTTTAATGGCTCATCTGGTGGTATATTATTACTTTGGATTCTTGGAGGTTTTATACTATTGCCAATGGCGGTTGGTGTTGTTTATCTATCAAGAGCATCAAAGTATGGGGGAAATAATGTCAGGCGTGAAACTCTTGTCACTTATTTTGAATTAGTGAAGCCCTCCTTGGCTccaag CAAAGTTATGGATGTATTCGTTAAGGCAGCTGAGTTCATGGATATTCCAGTTCGAAGAGCTGATGATGAACCTCTTCAGGAACTCTTCAAACTTGTGAAAAGTGAACTGAACCTGGATGGTAAGAATGCCAGGCAGGAGCAAGCAAAATTTTGGAAACAACATCCCGCTATTGTTAAG GCCGAATTGTTGATTCAAGCCCATTTACTTCGTAAAGCAGACACTTTGTCTAGTAACTTGCAGCAAGATTACAAACATGTGCTACAGTTTACACCTCGCCTTCTCGAAGGGCTAATCAAG ATGGCAACTGTGCCACGCACTGCTAAGGGACATGGTTGGCTAAGGCCTGCAATTGGAATCGTTGAGCTCTCCCAGTGCATAATTCAG GCCGTTCCCCTTAGTGCTAGGAAGGCAGGTTCAGGAACCTCTGATGGTGTTGCTTCGCTTTTACAGCTTCCACATTTTAGTGATGCAGTCATCACAAAGATAGCGAAGAAG GTGCGTACGCTACAGAACCTCCTGGACATGACCCTTCAAGAACGTGCCGAGCTGCTTTCTGATGTTGCTGGCCTATCCGCTGCTGAAGTACAAGACGTGGAGAAGGTGCTAGAATTGATACCTCGTGCAACAATTGAAGTTACTTGCGAGACTGAGGGCGAGGAAGGCATCCAAGAGGGGGACATTGTCACTGTGCAGGCATGGGTGACAGTCAGACGTGCTAATGGTTTGATCGCAGCTATTCCACATGCTCCATACTATCCCTTCCCCAAGGGAGAGAATTTCTGGTTTTTACTTGCAGATGCCAATTCAAACGATGTCTGGTTTTCTGAAAGTATCAACGTTATGGATGAAGCAGCAGCCATAACAACTGCTTCAACAATAACCGAAGCGAAAATGGAAGCATCGGGGGCAAATATGGAGGAGATTGCTGCCGCTGTTAAAGATGCTGTTGCGAAAGTTAAGAGAGGGTGCCGACTGATCTTGGGCAAGATCCAAGCTCCACAGGCAGGAAATTACAGTTTAAACAGTCATTTGATGTGTGACGCATGGATTGGCTTCGACACAAAGACaaacttaaaactaaaagtattGAAAAGGAGCAGAGCTGGAAGTCGAGGTAGTAATGTGGCTGGGGGAGTGCAGGATGAGAATGAcgttgaagatgaagatgaagatgacattgaagaagatgaagagggtGACCAGAGCGAGTATAGTGAGGATGAGGATGA CAAGAAGAGAGGAAATAGAAAAGAGCAGTGTGTactaaaagagaaaaaggaagaCAAGGCAAACAATAATGAATCATAG
- the LOC125843783 gene encoding dnaJ protein ERDJ2A-like isoform X1 translates to MADTGENSALFPIFILSIIALPLVPYTILKLLRVASKKEKSIHCACSVCSRSGKYRKSIFRRISKFSTCSNFTVLLLWVIVIFLVYSIKQSSREIEAFDPFSILGLAPGVTESAIKKAYRRLSIQYHPDKNPDPAAHKYFVEYISKAYQALTDPVSRENFEKYGHPDGRQGFQMGIALPQFLLDFNGSSGGILLLWILGGFILLPMAVGVVYLSRASKYGGNNVRRETLVTYFELVKPSLAPSKVMDVFVKAAEFMDIPVRRADDEPLQELFKLVKSELNLDGKNARQEQAKFWKQHPAIVKAELLIQAHLLRKADTLSSNLQQDYKHVLQFTPRLLEGLIKMATVPRTAKGHGWLRPAIGIVELSQCIIQAVPLSARKAGSGTSDGVASLLQLPHFSDAVITKIAKKVRTLQNLLDMTLQERAELLSDVAGLSAAEVQDVEKVLELIPRATIEVTCETEGEEGIQEGDIVTVQAWVTVRRANGLIAAIPHAPYYPFPKGENFWFLLADANSNDVWFSESINVMDEAAAITTASTITEAKMEASGANMEEIAAAVKDAVAKVKRGCRLILGKIQAPQAGNYSLNSHLMCDAWIGFDTKTNLKLKVLKRSRAGSRGSNVAGGVQDENDVEDEDEDDIEEDEEGDQSEYSEDEDEDKDDEDDEADKQNNISNRKGFANGSARRKGRK, encoded by the exons ATGGCTGACACTGGAGAAAATAGTGCCTTGTTCCCAATTTTTATACTGTCAATAATTGCCCTGCCTTTAGTACCCTATACAATACTTAAATTACTTCGTGTTGCTTCAAAGAAGGAAAAGAGTATTCACTGTGCGTGTTCAGTTTGCTCTCGATCAGGAAAATATCGCAAATCCATTTTTCGAAGG ATCTCTAAGTTTTCAACATGTAGCAACTTTACTGTGCTGCTGCTTTGGGTCATTGTGATTTTCCTTGTTTATAGCATCAAGCAAAGTAGTCGTGAG aTTGAAGCTTTTGATCCGTTCAGTATTCTTGGGCTAGCACCAGGAGTTACCGAATCTGCAATAAAGAAAGCATATAGGAGACTTTCAATACAATACCACCCAGACAAAAACCCTGACCCAG CTGCTCATAAGTATTTTGTGGAGTATATTTCCAAAGCTTACCAGGCCCTGACAGATCCGGTCTCAAGGGAGaattttgagaaatatggaCATCCAGATGGCAGACAG GGTTTTCAAATGGGAATAGCGCTTCCTCAGTTTTTGCTTGATTTTAATGGCTCATCTGGTGGTATATTATTACTTTGGATTCTTGGAGGTTTTATACTATTGCCAATGGCGGTTGGTGTTGTTTATCTATCAAGAGCATCAAAGTATGGGGGAAATAATGTCAGGCGTGAAACTCTTGTCACTTATTTTGAATTAGTGAAGCCCTCCTTGGCTccaag CAAAGTTATGGATGTATTCGTTAAGGCAGCTGAGTTCATGGATATTCCAGTTCGAAGAGCTGATGATGAACCTCTTCAGGAACTCTTCAAACTTGTGAAAAGTGAACTGAACCTGGATGGTAAGAATGCCAGGCAGGAGCAAGCAAAATTTTGGAAACAACATCCCGCTATTGTTAAG GCCGAATTGTTGATTCAAGCCCATTTACTTCGTAAAGCAGACACTTTGTCTAGTAACTTGCAGCAAGATTACAAACATGTGCTACAGTTTACACCTCGCCTTCTCGAAGGGCTAATCAAG ATGGCAACTGTGCCACGCACTGCTAAGGGACATGGTTGGCTAAGGCCTGCAATTGGAATCGTTGAGCTCTCCCAGTGCATAATTCAG GCCGTTCCCCTTAGTGCTAGGAAGGCAGGTTCAGGAACCTCTGATGGTGTTGCTTCGCTTTTACAGCTTCCACATTTTAGTGATGCAGTCATCACAAAGATAGCGAAGAAG GTGCGTACGCTACAGAACCTCCTGGACATGACCCTTCAAGAACGTGCCGAGCTGCTTTCTGATGTTGCTGGCCTATCCGCTGCTGAAGTACAAGACGTGGAGAAGGTGCTAGAATTGATACCTCGTGCAACAATTGAAGTTACTTGCGAGACTGAGGGCGAGGAAGGCATCCAAGAGGGGGACATTGTCACTGTGCAGGCATGGGTGACAGTCAGACGTGCTAATGGTTTGATCGCAGCTATTCCACATGCTCCATACTATCCCTTCCCCAAGGGAGAGAATTTCTGGTTTTTACTTGCAGATGCCAATTCAAACGATGTCTGGTTTTCTGAAAGTATCAACGTTATGGATGAAGCAGCAGCCATAACAACTGCTTCAACAATAACCGAAGCGAAAATGGAAGCATCGGGGGCAAATATGGAGGAGATTGCTGCCGCTGTTAAAGATGCTGTTGCGAAAGTTAAGAGAGGGTGCCGACTGATCTTGGGCAAGATCCAAGCTCCACAGGCAGGAAATTACAGTTTAAACAGTCATTTGATGTGTGACGCATGGATTGGCTTCGACACAAAGACaaacttaaaactaaaagtattGAAAAGGAGCAGAGCTGGAAGTCGAGGTAGTAATGTGGCTGGGGGAGTGCAGGATGAGAATGAcgttgaagatgaagatgaagatgacattgaagaagatgaagagggtGACCAGAGCGAGTATAGTGAGGATGAGGATGAAGACAAGGATGACGAGGATGATGAGGCTGACAAACAAAACAATATCTCTAATAGAAAGGGCTTTGCTAATGGCTCCGCTCGAAGAAAGGGTAGAAAGTAA
- the LOC125844665 gene encoding uncharacterized protein LOC125844665 gives MASGYLTRKETEVKVAMARRVKNKTPAPIQITSEQILREARERQEAEIRPPNQKITDQTEVADYRLRKRKEFESLISRVGWNKSVWVKYAEWEESQNDLKRARSIWERALVVDALNRDHTIWLKYVHMEMKNKFVDHARNLWDRAVIRLPRVDQLWYKYIHMEEMLGNVAGARGIFERWMGWMPDQQGWLSYIKFELRYNEIERAREIFERLVQCHPKVIAWIRFAKFEMKNGEIGRARSCYERAVDKLADDDEEAEQLFVAFAEFEDKCRETDRARCIYKFALDHIPKGQAEDLYSKFVAFEKQYGDREGIEDTIVGKERFQYEDQVKMNPRNYDTWFDYIRLEESVGNKERIREVYERAIANVPPAEEKRYWQRYIYLWINYALYEELDAQDMERTRHVYRECLKLIPHHKFSFAKIWLLAAQFEIRQLRLKEARLLLGEAIGRAPKDKIFKKYIEIELHLGNIDRCRKLYEKYLEWSPENCYAWSKFAELERSLYETERARAVFELAIDQPALDIPELLWKAYIDFEISEGEFERTRALYERLLNRTKHLNIENTFGELPKKLKKRRQIDMEDGPAVYEEYIDYLFPEEMPANNLNILASAYKWKKQRVASKD, from the coding sequence ATGGCTTCGGGTTACCTCACTCGTAAGGAAACGGAGGTAAAGGTTGCTATGGCTAGGCGGGTGAAGAACAAAACCCCAGCCCCAATCCAAATCACGTCGGAGCAAATCCTCCGAGAAGCTAGGGAACGTCAAGAGGCAGAAATCAGACCGCCCAACCAGAAAATCACTGACCAAACAGAAGTAGCTGATTACCGCCTTCGCAAGCGAAAGGAATTTGAATCCTTAATTAGCCGTGTAGGCTGGAACAAGAGTGTGTGGGTGAAATATGCTGAATGGGAAGAATCACAAAACGACTTGAAGCGTGCTCGTTCTATCTGGGAACGTGCCCTTGTAGTCGATGCACTTAACCGTGACCATACCATCTGGTTGAAGTATGTCCATATGGAGATGAAGAATAAGTTTGTTGATCATGCTCGCAATCTATGGGATCGAGCTGTTATCCGTTTGCCTAGGGTTGATCAGTTGTGGTACAAGTATATTCATATGGAAGAGATGCTTGGCAATGTAGCTGGTGCAAGAGGTATTTTTGAGAGGTGGATGGGGTGGATGCCGGACCAGCAAGGGTGGTTGTCTTACATTAAGTTTGAGTTGAGGTATAATGAAATAGAGAGGGCAAGAGAAATTTTTGAGAGATTGGTTCAGTGTCATCCGAAAGTTATTGCTTGGATTAGGTTCGCAAAATTTGAGATGAAGAACGGGGAGATTGGGAGGGCAAGGAGTTGTTATGAGAGGGCTGTGGATAAGTTGGCAGATGATGACGAGGAAGCTGAGCAGTTGTTTGTGGCATTTGCAGAGTTTGAGGACAAGTGTAGGGAGACGGACAGGGCAAGGTGCATATATAAATTTGCCCTTGATCACATACCGAAAGGGCAAGCTGAGGATTTGTACAGCAAGTTTGTTGCATTTGAAAAGCAGTATGGTGATAGGGAAGGTATTGAGGATACTATAGTTGGAAAAGAGAGGTTTCAGTATGAGGATCAAGTCAAGATGAATCCACGTAACTATGATACTTGGTTTGATTATATTCGTCTAGAAGAGAGCGTTGGAAATAAAGAGAGGATTAGAGAGGTTTATGAGAGAGCCATTGCTAATGTTCCTCCTGCTGAAGAGAAGCGGTATTGGCAGCGATACATTTACTTATGGATTAATTATGCATTATATGAAGAGCTTGATGCACAAGACATGGAAAGGACCAGACATGTTTACAGGGAGTGTCTTAAGCTGATTCCGCATCACAAGTTCTCATTTGCAAAGATTTGGTTGTTGGCTGCCCAGTTTGAGATTCGGCAGTTAAGACTCAAGGAGGCACGGCTTTTACTTGGAGAAGCTATTGGTAGGGCTCCTAAAGACAAGATATTTAAGAAGTACATTGAAATAGAGCTGCATTTGGGGAATATAGATCGTTGCAGAAAGCTCTATGAGAAGTACTTAGAATGGTCACCTGAAAACTGCTATGCTTGGAGCAAATTCGCTGAGTTAGAGAGGTCCTTGTATGAAACAGAGAGAGCCAGAGCTGTTTTTGAACTTGCAATTGATCAACCTGCACTGGATATTCCAGAGTTACTATGGAAGGCTTACATCGACTTTGAGATCTCTGAGGGTGAATTTGAAAGAACAAGAGCACTATACGAAAGACTTCTTAACCGCACGAAACatttaaatattgaaaacaCTTTTGGTGAGCTACCAAAGAAACTGAAGAAGAGAAGGCAAATAGACATGGAGGATGGTCCAGCAGTCTACGAGGAGTACATAGACTATCTTTTCCCTGAAGAAATGCCGGCGAACAATCTTAACATTTTGGCTTCTGCTTATAAATGGAAGAAGCAGCGGGTTGCATCCAAGGATTAG